In Candidatus Dormiibacterota bacterium, a single genomic region encodes these proteins:
- a CDS encoding GlsB/YeaQ/YmgE family stress response membrane protein yields the protein MDILSWIVFGFIVGAVARWIVPGAAPGGCLMDIVVGVVGAFIGGWIFRLFGHQGVTNFWNWHSWLAAVVGAVVLLWAARVISGRRHVV from the coding sequence ATGGATATCCTTTCTTGGATCGTTTTCGGATTCATTGTCGGCGCGGTTGCGCGCTGGATCGTTCCCGGCGCAGCCCCGGGCGGCTGCCTCATGGACATCGTGGTTGGGGTCGTCGGCGCCTTCATCGGGGGCTGGATCTTCCGGCTCTTCGGGCATCAAGGCGTGACCAACTTTTGGAACTGGCACAGCTGGCTTGCCGCCGTCGTCGGTGCGGTTGTCTTGCTCTGGGCTGCGCGGGTAATTTCTGGCCGGCGACACGTGGTCTAG
- a CDS encoding SIMPL domain-containing protein (The SIMPL domain is named for its presence in mouse protein SIMPL (signalling molecule that associates with mouse pelle-like kinase). Bacterial member BP26, from Brucella, was shown to assemble into a channel-like structure, while YggE from E. coli has been associated with resistance to oxidative stress.): MPTYLLLTALRRPRSAGALCAFLIGLLLLSPLSARAAQTAAPSPTQISVTGTGVVTLPPDQAVVSASVETYDGHSASVAVSDNAAIYDRIVAAVVALGVARADIALSSYNVSYSPPPNDRSGYTVDRSFAIKVRQLSLAGRAVDAATLAGAMRLGVSFGLSDATSARHEALQRAVADATATAAAIASAARLHIAGIASITLGYEYAPAPQALRVMAAVATPTQFDAGTTSVRETVNVIFLAKP; this comes from the coding sequence ATGCCTACTTATCTCCTTCTGACGGCGCTGCGCCGGCCACGTAGCGCGGGAGCCCTTTGCGCCTTTCTCATCGGGCTGCTTCTTCTTTCCCCGCTTTCCGCGCGAGCGGCGCAAACCGCTGCCCCCTCGCCGACGCAGATCAGCGTTACCGGCACGGGAGTCGTTACGCTGCCGCCCGATCAAGCCGTCGTGAGCGCGTCCGTCGAGACGTACGACGGTCATAGCGCGAGCGTTGCAGTGAGCGACAACGCGGCGATCTACGACCGCATCGTCGCCGCGGTCGTCGCGCTCGGAGTCGCCCGAGCCGACATCGCGCTCTCCTCCTACAACGTGAGTTATTCGCCGCCGCCGAACGATCGCTCGGGCTACACGGTCGATCGCTCCTTTGCAATCAAGGTGCGCCAGCTCTCGCTTGCGGGCCGCGCCGTCGACGCCGCGACGCTCGCCGGCGCAATGCGCCTCGGCGTGTCGTTCGGCCTCTCGGACGCGACGAGCGCACGACACGAAGCCCTGCAGCGAGCCGTCGCCGACGCCACGGCGACCGCTGCCGCGATCGCGAGCGCCGCCCGCTTGCACATCGCCGGTATCGCATCGATCACCCTCGGTTACGAGTACGCGCCGGCGCCGCAAGCGCTGCGCGTCATGGCGGCAGTTGCAACGCCGACGCAGTTCGACGCTGGAACGACGAGCGTCAGGGAAACGGTGAACGTCATCTTTCTCGCGAAACCATAG
- a CDS encoding extracellular solute-binding protein: MAKALASLALATCLVAASPPQTVTVLYAGSLVTPMEGPIAQALARQDITFEGEGRGSQEIANFITAGLRNPDVVIVVDPAIMARLARAGLIAQSWTLGGATLGIALAKHHPPSIRFDEANVPFSTQLLDGSGMRIARTDPRLDPKGRYTIEAVRMLVGARGERQLFGADENPAQIFPEQDLLVRLETGEADWGVVYSTEARARHLEFIPFPGRASMSDEIRYVVAVMKGAPHPKAARAFVEFLLHGTGRRILEAAGLAKHA, encoded by the coding sequence ATGGCTAAAGCTCTCGCCTCCCTGGCACTGGCAACATGTCTGGTCGCGGCGTCGCCACCGCAGACCGTGACCGTCCTCTACGCAGGCTCGCTGGTGACGCCGATGGAGGGCCCGATCGCGCAGGCGCTGGCGCGTCAGGACATCACTTTCGAAGGAGAAGGTCGCGGAAGTCAAGAGATCGCCAACTTCATCACGGCGGGCCTGCGCAACCCCGACGTCGTCATCGTGGTCGATCCTGCGATCATGGCACGCCTCGCACGCGCCGGGCTGATCGCGCAGTCTTGGACATTGGGAGGCGCGACGCTCGGCATCGCATTAGCGAAACATCACCCGCCGAGTATTCGCTTCGACGAAGCAAACGTGCCGTTCAGTACGCAACTTCTCGACGGATCCGGTATGCGTATCGCGCGGACCGATCCCCGACTCGACCCCAAAGGGCGCTATACCATCGAAGCGGTGCGAATGCTCGTAGGTGCGCGTGGCGAGCGTCAACTCTTCGGCGCCGACGAAAACCCGGCGCAGATTTTTCCGGAGCAAGACTTACTCGTTAGACTCGAAACGGGAGAAGCCGACTGGGGCGTCGTCTACTCCACCGAAGCCCGCGCTCGCCACCTCGAGTTCATTCCTTTTCCGGGACGCGCGTCGATGTCCGACGAGATTCGTTACGTCGTCGCCGTTATGAAAGGCGCGCCGCATCCTAAGGCAGCGCGCGCGTTCGTCGAGTTTCTTCTGCATGGCACGGGCCGCCGCATTCTCGAAGCGGCGGGGCTCGCAAAGCACGCGTAG
- a CDS encoding response regulator transcription factor, which produces MNETIPKQSRGTFPKSPDFNKKILVVDDESAILKTLRFNLERSGYAVITATDGRSAITLAQREQPDLVVLDIMLPVLDGVEVCKEIRKFSAVPIIMLTAKDQEIDKVLAFELGADDYVTKPFALHEFLARVKVRLRRPVPAQDESEKAIVLGDIALDPSRQQLTVRGNDVALAPKEFSLLRVLMENQGRIVTRQTLLDKVWGYDFDGEQQTVSVHVRWLREKIELDSARPRHILTVRSRGYMFRP; this is translated from the coding sequence ATGAACGAGACCATTCCGAAACAGTCGCGCGGAACGTTTCCTAAGAGCCCGGATTTCAACAAGAAGATTCTCGTCGTCGACGATGAGTCTGCGATCCTGAAGACGTTGCGCTTCAACCTAGAGCGCAGTGGTTATGCCGTGATCACCGCAACCGACGGTCGGAGCGCGATCACGCTTGCCCAGCGCGAGCAGCCCGATCTCGTGGTGCTGGACATCATGCTGCCGGTGCTCGACGGCGTCGAGGTGTGCAAGGAGATCCGCAAGTTCAGCGCGGTGCCCATCATCATGCTCACTGCAAAAGATCAGGAGATCGACAAGGTCCTGGCGTTCGAGCTCGGTGCGGACGACTACGTTACCAAACCCTTTGCCCTGCACGAGTTCCTAGCGCGCGTCAAGGTTCGCTTGCGGCGCCCAGTGCCGGCGCAGGACGAGAGCGAAAAGGCGATCGTGCTCGGCGACATCGCGCTCGATCCGTCGCGCCAGCAGCTCACGGTCCGCGGAAACGACGTTGCGCTCGCACCGAAAGAGTTTTCCCTCCTGCGCGTGCTGATGGAAAACCAAGGGCGCATCGTGACGCGGCAAACGCTGCTGGACAAGGTATGGGGATACGATTTTGACGGCGAGCAGCAGACCGTCAGCGTCCACGTGCGCTGGCTGCGCGAGAAGATCGAGCTCGATTCCGCGCGCCCGCGGCATATCCTCACCGTGCGCAGCCGGGGATACATGTTCCGGCCGTGA
- the pstB gene encoding phosphate ABC transporter ATP-binding protein PstB, translating to MSTIAATPAIRRTPDIEAAPKLQASHLDVYYGAFRAICDASLDVPSNHVTALIGPSGCGKSTFIRALNRMHDLTPGARVKGRVLLDGSDIYASNVDPVTVRHRIGMVFQRPNPFPKTVFENVVYGPRVHGIRNRKTLMEICERSLRRAALWDEVKDRLDRSAFDLSGGQQQRVCIARCLAVDPEVIVMDEPASALDPIATSKIEDLVAELTNDFTVVIVTHSMQQAARISDFTAFFLSGEIIEIGTTASIFTQPKDKRTEDYITGRYG from the coding sequence ATGAGTACGATCGCCGCCACTCCCGCTATTCGGAGGACTCCCGACATCGAAGCCGCGCCCAAGCTGCAAGCTAGTCACCTCGACGTGTATTACGGTGCGTTCCGCGCGATTTGCGACGCATCGCTCGATGTTCCGAGCAATCACGTTACCGCGCTCATCGGGCCCTCTGGGTGCGGGAAGTCGACGTTCATCCGTGCGCTCAATCGCATGCACGATCTGACGCCCGGCGCACGCGTCAAAGGGCGCGTGCTGCTCGACGGCTCGGACATCTACGCGTCAAACGTCGACCCGGTGACCGTCCGGCATCGTATCGGGATGGTTTTTCAGCGGCCGAACCCATTCCCGAAGACGGTCTTCGAAAACGTCGTCTACGGTCCGCGCGTGCACGGCATCCGCAATCGCAAGACCTTGATGGAGATTTGCGAGCGCAGCCTTCGGCGCGCGGCACTGTGGGATGAAGTGAAGGACCGCCTCGATCGTTCGGCATTCGATCTCTCCGGCGGGCAGCAGCAGCGCGTCTGCATCGCGCGCTGTCTTGCCGTCGACCCCGAGGTCATCGTCATGGACGAGCCGGCATCGGCGCTCGATCCGATCGCAACGAGTAAAATCGAAGACCTCGTCGCCGAGCTCACGAATGATTTTACGGTTGTCATCGTCACGCACTCGATGCAGCAGGCGGCGCGCATCAGCGATTTCACCGCGTTCTTTCTTTCCGGCGAGATTATCGAGATCGGCACCACGGCGTCGATCTTCACCCAGCCGAAGGACAAGCGCACCGAAGATTACATCACGGGGCGCTACGGCTAG
- a CDS encoding alpha/beta hydrolase — protein sequence MLVAAVLALATVAHAPAMGAYRLPGRVVYVGIDAEPPDQPTIQFYDSKTRRMGTLDYVCGRVYRTDARPALTFTLGAPAIPVRERPLIVGTAAGRLGASLWYAPNAAHRATIALIQGADDSTRQMGFLIPYFIAHGLTVVTYDQRGTGDSVGDWRYASPASKAEDILALLRVVRSDPAVDSRRIGAWAASNGGWVAPIVATRFPLAFLILKSTSSESITDNVLYEIAAELREYGRFTSEQISQAMLFERTMFDALATDSNWNAAALALTSVKTQPWFRYMRIPPGFTVPPAAALLAALRASLIYDPAATLDRVRTPTLALFGALDKNVDASDSAARYRNAFKQSGMTDFTIITFAHAGHLLVDSRTGYEDQSSLPVHYLGYPEAMLHWLEARGFAT from the coding sequence ATGCTTGTCGCAGCAGTCTTAGCCCTCGCGACCGTCGCGCACGCTCCGGCGATGGGTGCTTACAGGCTTCCCGGACGCGTGGTCTACGTCGGCATAGATGCGGAGCCGCCGGATCAGCCGACGATTCAGTTTTACGACTCGAAGACACGGCGCATGGGGACCCTCGACTACGTCTGTGGCCGCGTCTATCGTACGGATGCACGGCCGGCGCTCACATTCACGCTCGGCGCGCCGGCCATTCCGGTGCGGGAGCGCCCGCTCATCGTCGGAACTGCCGCCGGCCGGCTCGGCGCCTCGCTGTGGTACGCCCCGAATGCGGCTCATCGGGCGACAATCGCGCTCATTCAGGGAGCCGACGATTCCACGCGGCAAATGGGCTTTCTCATCCCATATTTCATCGCCCATGGCCTCACGGTCGTGACGTACGATCAGCGTGGAACGGGCGATTCCGTCGGAGACTGGCGTTACGCGAGCCCCGCATCCAAAGCGGAGGACATTCTTGCGTTGCTGCGGGTAGTACGGTCTGATCCGGCCGTGGATTCGCGCCGCATCGGCGCGTGGGCGGCGAGTAACGGCGGTTGGGTAGCGCCGATCGTTGCCACGCGCTTTCCGCTCGCATTTCTCATTTTGAAGAGCACGTCGAGCGAGAGCATTACGGACAACGTGCTCTACGAAATTGCCGCCGAACTGCGAGAGTATGGGCGCTTCACCTCGGAGCAAATATCGCAGGCGATGCTCTTCGAGCGCACGATGTTCGACGCGCTCGCGACCGATTCAAACTGGAATGCAGCCGCACTCGCACTGACCTCTGTCAAAACGCAGCCGTGGTTTCGATACATGCGCATTCCACCGGGTTTTACCGTTCCGCCCGCCGCCGCGCTGCTAGCCGCCCTACGCGCGTCGTTGATCTACGACCCGGCCGCGACGCTCGATCGCGTCCGCACGCCGACGCTCGCGCTGTTCGGCGCGTTGGATAAGAATGTGGATGCGAGCGACAGCGCCGCGCGTTATCGCAACGCATTCAAGCAATCCGGCATGACGGACTTTACGATCATCACTTTTGCGCATGCGGGGCATCTGCTCGTTGACTCGCGCACCGGTTACGAGGATCAGTCTTCGCTTCCGGTCCATTATCTAGGCTACCCCGAAGCGATGCTCCACTGGCTCGAAGCGCGCGGCTTCGCAACGTAA
- a CDS encoding fructose-bisphosphate aldolase, translating into MIATAVRRPTLEDMRLSTGKRTRLHRLLYEHGPANGTLMILPIDQGLEHGPVDFFDNPAAVDTDWIYRLAVEGRFSAIALHVGLAERYHAAYAGRVPLVLKINGKTNVPSDDAPISPLTSSVEDAVRLGADAVGYTLYVGSPAQDADILQCNDVRHECERYGMPLVIWAYPRGAAIAAKGGQDSLYAVDYAARVALEIGADVIKLNQPKHHAATASQMPKPYDSMNPDELDALRRVVRSAGKCLVLVSGGSKLGDEDTIHKAHVAMQAGCVGLIFGRNMWQREWEEAMKMAGRMHELLKGYTQED; encoded by the coding sequence GTGATCGCTACCGCCGTACGCCGCCCGACCCTCGAGGACATGCGCCTCTCTACTGGAAAGCGCACGCGGCTGCACCGCCTGCTGTACGAGCATGGCCCCGCCAACGGAACGCTGATGATCCTTCCGATCGATCAGGGCCTCGAGCACGGACCGGTCGATTTCTTCGATAACCCGGCAGCCGTCGACACCGATTGGATCTACCGCCTCGCTGTCGAAGGACGCTTCTCGGCAATCGCATTGCACGTTGGGCTCGCGGAACGGTACCACGCGGCGTATGCGGGCAGGGTCCCGCTCGTTTTGAAGATCAATGGTAAGACGAATGTTCCCTCCGACGACGCGCCGATCAGCCCGCTCACGTCGTCGGTCGAAGACGCCGTTCGCCTCGGCGCGGACGCCGTCGGGTATACGCTCTACGTCGGCAGCCCGGCGCAAGACGCCGATATCTTACAGTGTAACGATGTCCGCCACGAGTGCGAGCGTTACGGCATGCCGCTCGTCATTTGGGCCTACCCGCGCGGCGCTGCGATCGCGGCGAAAGGCGGGCAGGACTCGCTCTACGCCGTCGACTATGCCGCACGCGTCGCCCTCGAGATCGGCGCCGACGTCATCAAGCTCAATCAACCGAAGCATCACGCCGCAACGGCATCGCAAATGCCGAAGCCGTACGATTCCATGAATCCCGACGAGCTCGACGCGCTTCGCCGCGTCGTGCGCTCTGCGGGCAAATGCCTCGTCCTCGTTTCGGGCGGCAGCAAACTCGGCGACGAAGACACGATTCACAAGGCGCACGTCGCGATGCAAGCGGGGTGTGTCGGTCTCATCTTCGGCCGCAATATGTGGCAGCGTGAATGGGAAGAGGCCATGAAGATGGCCGGCCGCATGCACGAACTCTTGAAGGGCTACACGCAAGAAGACTAG
- the pcm gene encoding protein-L-isoaspartate O-methyltransferase, with protein sequence MEHARLRETLVSELQQAGTLQDPAVARAFGTVPRHRFIPEVAAEEAYADRAISIKHADGETVASISQPSMLARMLDLAAVRSGDRVLEIGTGSGYNAALLAELAGANGLVITVEVEPDLVQRARVALDACGYEAVRVVLGDGHDGFAAEAPYDRIVVSASANDIPVAWWQQLENGGRIVVPLDIGIGGEYAAGFTRNGNELRSIGIVPCLFVALRGERRAAPAENVFLRARQVRYGAEARPVKSIVAVPTSDASSALLEQADVVVAQTQTTFAVTLAD encoded by the coding sequence ATGGAACACGCGCGCTTGCGCGAGACCCTCGTCTCCGAGCTGCAACAGGCGGGCACGCTGCAGGACCCCGCGGTTGCGCGTGCCTTCGGAACCGTGCCGCGCCATCGATTCATCCCGGAAGTGGCCGCAGAAGAAGCATATGCCGATCGCGCGATCTCGATCAAGCACGCCGACGGCGAAACCGTGGCATCGATCTCGCAGCCGAGCATGCTCGCGCGCATGCTCGATCTTGCCGCCGTACGATCCGGCGACCGCGTTCTGGAGATCGGCACCGGAAGCGGATACAACGCCGCGTTGCTCGCGGAGCTCGCCGGCGCGAACGGACTCGTCATCACGGTCGAGGTCGAACCGGATCTCGTGCAACGCGCGCGCGTCGCATTGGACGCGTGCGGTTACGAAGCGGTGCGCGTCGTGCTCGGCGACGGCCACGACGGCTTCGCTGCGGAAGCCCCGTACGATCGCATCGTCGTCTCGGCCAGTGCCAACGACATTCCGGTGGCGTGGTGGCAACAGCTCGAGAATGGCGGTCGCATCGTCGTGCCGCTCGACATCGGCATCGGCGGCGAATACGCTGCGGGATTTACGCGCAACGGCAACGAGCTGCGCAGCATCGGCATCGTGCCGTGTCTCTTCGTTGCCCTGCGCGGCGAACGCCGCGCTGCGCCGGCAGAGAACGTTTTCTTGCGCGCCCGGCAGGTGCGCTACGGAGCCGAAGCGCGACCCGTGAAAAGCATCGTGGCGGTTCCGACCTCCGACGCGTCGTCGGCGCTCCTCGAGCAGGCCGACGTGGTCGTCGCCCAGACGCAAACGACCTTCGCCGTCACCCTCGCCGACTAG
- a CDS encoding ATP-binding protein — translation MRDIIDRVFGRRDEPSDRPLPPSEPAEVVAESLFSRLVGALPTGVVLVDRNLRVRYANGAAGAVFRFDPERAMGEHLLKAVANVELEQRVHEALRGEASVAPMVLQSRAEPRTYRISVAPLEAGESAAAAIFTEDQTEMLRGERASREFLSNVSHELRTPLSSIKLMLETVIASPDEEARDLFLPQALAQVDRLVSLVRLLLEQARTESGQLKLDLADVDLEALARPIVAAFEPQAAQKGVSLHIHPQRPVRVEADGERLAQVLVNLIDNALRHTAGGGTIAVELDAAANEAIMRVRDTGDGIPYRDLPHIFERFYVADRSRTRESGGAGLGLAIVKGIVDAHGGTISAESTLGSGTAVTIRIPIVRGSFSPSLTRA, via the coding sequence ATGCGCGACATCATCGACCGCGTCTTTGGACGGCGCGACGAGCCGTCCGACCGGCCGCTCCCGCCGAGCGAGCCGGCCGAAGTCGTAGCCGAGAGCTTATTTTCGCGGCTGGTCGGAGCGTTGCCGACGGGCGTCGTGCTCGTCGACCGGAATCTTCGCGTGCGGTACGCGAACGGTGCGGCGGGCGCCGTCTTTCGCTTCGATCCCGAGCGCGCGATGGGCGAGCATCTGCTCAAGGCGGTGGCAAACGTCGAGCTCGAACAGCGAGTCCACGAGGCGCTGCGGGGCGAGGCGTCGGTTGCGCCGATGGTGTTGCAGAGTCGTGCGGAGCCGCGAACGTACCGGATCTCCGTTGCGCCGCTCGAAGCGGGCGAAAGCGCTGCCGCGGCGATCTTTACCGAAGATCAAACCGAGATGCTGCGCGGCGAGCGAGCGAGCCGCGAGTTTCTCTCGAACGTGTCGCACGAGTTGCGCACGCCGCTCTCCTCTATCAAGCTGATGCTCGAGACGGTGATCGCCTCGCCCGACGAAGAGGCGCGCGATCTCTTTCTGCCGCAAGCGCTCGCGCAAGTGGATCGGCTCGTCTCGCTCGTCCGGCTGCTGCTCGAGCAAGCGCGGACGGAGTCGGGCCAGTTGAAGCTCGACCTCGCCGACGTCGATCTCGAAGCGCTGGCGCGCCCGATCGTCGCTGCATTCGAGCCGCAGGCGGCACAGAAGGGCGTGAGCCTACATATCCACCCGCAGCGGCCGGTGCGCGTGGAAGCCGACGGCGAGCGGCTCGCGCAGGTGCTCGTGAATTTGATCGACAACGCGCTGCGCCACACCGCTGGTGGCGGCACGATCGCCGTCGAGCTCGACGCCGCGGCAAACGAGGCGATCATGCGCGTACGCGACACCGGCGACGGCATACCGTATCGCGATCTGCCCCACATCTTCGAACGCTTCTACGTTGCCGACCGCTCGCGTACGCGCGAAAGCGGAGGCGCCGGGCTTGGCCTCGCGATCGTGAAGGGCATCGTCGACGCGCATGGGGGCACGATCTCCGCCGAGTCGACGCTGGGCAGCGGAACCGCGGTGACCATTCGCATTCCCATCGTGCGCGGGAGTTTCAGCCCCTCCTTAACGCGCGCATAA
- a CDS encoding NAD(P)-dependent oxidoreductase, protein MSTRVGFIGLGAMGEPMVRTLLRAGFAVTSCAHRRREPIDRLREAGLAEVADPAAVADQSEITIVCVPDAPQVEEVIFGDRGVASGTRIECCVVDMSTISPIASRRFAERLRRQSVGFVDAPVSGGPSRAESGSLTIMVGGEASDVAHVEPVLRALGTPTHLGPVGMGETVKLANQAIIASVMLANVEALVLAERLGADRDAVCRVLATATASNYVLEQWLPKTWFANNFAGGFSLDLLRKDLAAALEAARSLGHPMPATGLAYQLYTARSAEGDGALDYSAIAKAYERDHSETVARNVS, encoded by the coding sequence GTGAGCACGCGCGTCGGTTTCATCGGGCTGGGTGCGATGGGGGAGCCGATGGTTCGTACGCTCCTGCGCGCCGGCTTTGCGGTGACGTCGTGCGCGCATCGCCGGCGGGAGCCGATCGACCGCTTGCGCGAAGCGGGCCTCGCGGAGGTCGCAGATCCCGCCGCGGTTGCCGACCAGAGCGAGATCACGATCGTCTGCGTTCCCGACGCACCGCAAGTCGAGGAAGTGATCTTCGGCGATCGCGGCGTCGCGAGCGGCACGCGCATCGAGTGCTGCGTCGTCGACATGTCGACGATCTCGCCGATCGCATCGCGCCGATTCGCCGAGCGGCTGCGGCGGCAGAGCGTCGGGTTCGTCGACGCGCCGGTCAGCGGCGGCCCTTCGCGCGCAGAAAGCGGCTCGCTGACGATCATGGTCGGTGGCGAAGCGAGCGACGTCGCGCACGTCGAGCCGGTGCTACGCGCGCTCGGAACGCCAACGCATCTCGGCCCCGTCGGCATGGGCGAAACGGTAAAGCTCGCGAACCAAGCCATCATCGCAAGTGTGATGCTGGCAAACGTGGAGGCACTCGTGCTGGCCGAGCGCCTGGGAGCGGATCGCGACGCCGTGTGCAGAGTCCTCGCAACCGCGACGGCATCGAACTACGTGTTGGAGCAGTGGCTTCCGAAGACATGGTTTGCAAACAACTTCGCGGGAGGTTTCTCGCTCGATCTTCTGCGCAAGGACCTTGCGGCGGCGCTCGAAGCGGCACGGAGTCTGGGGCATCCGATGCCGGCGACGGGGCTCGCCTATCAACTCTACACCGCACGCTCCGCAGAAGGAGACGGCGCGCTGGATTACAGTGCGATCGCCAAAGCCTATGAACGAGACCATTCCGAAACAGTCGCGCGGAACGTTTCCTAA
- a CDS encoding ferredoxin family protein yields MAYIITEPCIGTKDKSCVDVCPVDCIHGKDEDEMLYIDPEVCIDCGACVSACPVEAIFADSDVPEKWQNYAEINAEYFKKAEA; encoded by the coding sequence ATGGCGTACATCATCACCGAACCGTGTATCGGCACGAAGGACAAGTCGTGTGTCGACGTCTGTCCCGTCGATTGCATTCACGGCAAGGATGAAGACGAGATGCTTTACATCGATCCAGAGGTCTGCATCGATTGCGGCGCCTGCGTGTCCGCGTGCCCCGTCGAGGCGATCTTCGCCGACTCCGACGTTCCCGAAAAGTGGCAGAACTACGCCGAAATCAACGCGGAGTATTTCAAGAAGGCGGAGGCGTGA